A stretch of the Capsicum annuum cultivar UCD-10X-F1 chromosome 10, UCD10Xv1.1, whole genome shotgun sequence genome encodes the following:
- the LOC107845683 gene encoding ATP-dependent Clp protease proteolytic subunit 6, chloroplastic, whose product MLLSSPANTLPSVKMVASAITGTSIMPVSFRHQTSSLPSSRSLRKNVVSVLQSPYSDSSAIGFSSNKLRIPLKLNEHESEAFTNSRYGVIEAKEGISNPPIMPAVITPGGALDLSTVLFRNRIIFIGTPINSAVAQKVISQLVTLATIDEYTDILIYLNCPGGSTYAVLAIYDCMSWIKPKVGTVCFGAAASQGALLLAGGEKGMRYAMPNARIMVHQPQSGCGGHVEDVRRQVNEAVQSRQKIDSMYSAFTGQPIEKVQQYTERDRFLSASEAMEFGLIDGMLETEY is encoded by the exons ATGCTTCTATCTTCTCCGGCAAACACTCTTCCTTCAGTCAAAATGGTAGCGTCTGCAATTACCGGAACTTCAATTATGCCAGTCTCTTTCCGCCACCAAACTTCCTCTCTGCCTTCCTCTAG AAGCTTAAGGAAAAATGTAGTTTCTGTTCTCCAAAGTCCATATTCTGATTCATCAGCTATTG GattttcaagcaacaagttgaggATCCCATTAAAGCTCAATGAGCACGAATCCGAAGCTTTTACCAATTCAAG ATATGGTGTTATTGAAGCAAAAGAGGGGATCAGCAATCCACCCATCATGCCTGCCGTGATCACACCAGGGGGTGCTTTGGATCTTTCTACTGTGTTGTTCAGGAATCGAATTATCTTCATTGGAACACCAATCAACTCTGCAGTTGCTCAGAAAGTAATATCACAACTTGTGACCCTTGCAACTATAGATGAATACACAGATATTTTG ATCTATCTTAACTGTCCTGGTGGAAGCACGTATGCTGTTTTGGCAATATATGACTGCATGTCATGG ATAAAGCCTAAGGTTGGTACAGTATGTTTTGGAGCTGCTGCGAGCCAAGGAGCACTTCTTCTTGCCGGCGGAGAAAAAGGCATGAGGTATGCAATGCCAAATGCACGTATAATGGTTCATCAACCTCAAAGTGGTTGTGGA GGGCACGTGGAGGATGTGCGACGCCAAGTAAACGAAGCAGTTCAATCTCGCCAG AAAATTGATAGCATGTATTCTGCCTTCACCGGCCAACCAATTGAGAAGGTGCAACAGTACACTGAAAGGGATCGCTTTTTGTCTGCCTCTGAG GCCATGGAGTTTGGTCTCATTGATGGGATGCTAGAAACAGAATACTAG